A region of Egibacteraceae bacterium DNA encodes the following proteins:
- a CDS encoding fibronectin type III domain-containing protein yields the protein MTQPRSQVGRRWLGALATLALVCAVLGVTTAPAGAQLLTSVSVAHPGGGAAISDGRVVVEVRGLGSADAAQARIIAAGQTRTVDLAGPESIAGGSRFAGSLDLGGLPNGPARVEGRAQLSGSMGEWTGHDVLLNVAAPGIALQVAPVAGHSDAAALTWSAAGVPDVTGYEVQRALAGAGFEGLLTAGAGQLAHTDVGLPPGDHRYRVRAVRAGGSGQPLPGPWAEGVAVLAPPGVAGAAEGGPGEATTGVAPAPPTSGGISARLRSGTQGMSLPEMSVLAPQVADSGAFGPQPQVAGPEGGASAEELALGGPLEVALDAPPFLGGDAVRLVALCLVALFAIRAHRITHRPPPAAGRPLQVRLSAGPRPGGSEAWRGTRDWSRTPPS from the coding sequence GTGACCCAGCCACGCTCGCAGGTGGGGCGCCGGTGGCTCGGGGCGCTCGCCACGCTGGCCCTGGTTTGCGCCGTCCTGGGTGTCACCACGGCGCCTGCAGGCGCCCAGCTGCTGACCTCGGTCTCCGTCGCCCACCCGGGCGGCGGCGCGGCGATCAGCGACGGTCGGGTGGTGGTCGAGGTGCGGGGACTCGGCTCGGCTGACGCCGCGCAAGCGCGGATCATCGCCGCCGGCCAGACCCGTACCGTGGATCTTGCGGGACCGGAGTCGATCGCCGGCGGCAGCCGCTTCGCCGGCTCCCTGGATCTCGGCGGCCTGCCGAACGGGCCGGCCCGGGTCGAGGGACGGGCCCAGCTCTCCGGCTCCATGGGCGAGTGGACCGGCCACGACGTGCTGCTCAACGTCGCGGCCCCGGGCATCGCGCTGCAGGTCGCGCCGGTCGCCGGCCACAGCGACGCCGCAGCGCTGACGTGGAGCGCCGCGGGCGTGCCCGACGTCACCGGTTACGAGGTGCAGCGGGCGCTGGCGGGCGCCGGGTTCGAAGGCCTGCTCACGGCGGGTGCCGGCCAGCTCGCCCACACCGATGTCGGCCTGCCCCCGGGCGACCACCGCTACCGGGTGCGGGCGGTGCGCGCCGGCGGCAGCGGGCAGCCCCTGCCAGGCCCGTGGGCCGAGGGTGTGGCGGTGCTCGCCCCGCCCGGTGTGGCAGGCGCCGCCGAGGGCGGCCCGGGCGAGGCCACCACCGGTGTGGCACCGGCGCCGCCCACCAGTGGCGGGATCTCCGCACGGCTGCGCTCCGGGACGCAGGGCATGTCCCTGCCGGAGATGTCGGTGCTCGCGCCACAGGTCGCCGATTCCGGCGCCTTCGGACCCCAGCCCCAGGTCGCCGGACCGGAGGGGGGCGCGAGCGCGGAGGAGCTCGCCCTGGGCGGCCCGCTGGAGGTCGCCCTCGACGCACCCCCGTTCCTCGGCGGCGACGCGGTCCGCCTGGTGGCGCTGTGCCTGGTCGCACTCTTCGCGATCCGGGCGCACCGCATCACCCACCGTCCGCCGCCCGCGGCCGGAAGGCCCCTGCAGGTCCGGTTGTCGGCCGGTCCCCGCCCGGGTGGCAGCGAGGCGTGGCGCGGTACGCGCGACTGGTCGCGCACACCCCCGAGCTAG
- a CDS encoding cytidine deaminase — translation MSGAQAGPVGEAGRAALVEQARSVRVNAHAPHSGFAVGAALLAGDGQVFLGVNVENAASPAGMCAERAALAAAVTAGTSALVAIAVAGEGAGPCVPCGMCRQALHELAPDLTVHAAGAVGPAVTYHLGRDLLPHAFRLP, via the coding sequence ATGAGCGGGGCCCAAGCCGGACCGGTGGGGGAGGCGGGACGGGCGGCGCTCGTCGAGCAGGCCCGATCGGTGCGCGTCAACGCCCATGCCCCCCACTCCGGGTTCGCGGTGGGTGCGGCGCTCCTGGCCGGGGACGGCCAGGTGTTCCTCGGCGTGAACGTGGAGAACGCGGCGTCCCCGGCCGGGATGTGCGCGGAGCGGGCCGCGCTCGCCGCGGCGGTGACCGCGGGGACGTCGGCGCTGGTCGCCATCGCGGTCGCCGGCGAGGGCGCCGGTCCGTGCGTGCCCTGCGGGATGTGCCGCCAGGCCCTCCACGAGCTCGCGCCCGACCTGACCGTGCACGCGGCGGGTGCGGTGGGCCCCGCGGTCACCTACCACCTCGGGCGCGACCTGCTGCCCCACGCTTTCCGCCTGCCCTGA